One Candidatus Methylomirabilota bacterium genomic window carries:
- a CDS encoding sigma-54 dependent transcriptional regulator, whose translation MTESPTQFRPPDDHRHERALTARSGSPGGERPAPKVLVVDDEPATRAVLAMALGAEGFQVETAADGEEALRLIESETPAVVILDLRMPGLDGMETLRRLKALAPRVAGIILTGHGEVSSAVQAMRLGAYDYLIKPVDNEQVAIVVRRALERHELGAEIEELRSQLVERGPLRWLMGRSPQILQVIQQVRQVADSTLTILIQGETGTGKELVAQSIHRLSPRRDKPFIALDCGAIPETLIESELFGYERGAFTGAVRRKEGHFQLAEGGTLFLDEIANLPLTTQSKLLRVLQEREVRLLGSTRAVPMDVRIIAASNVPLDHEVHEGRFRQDCYYRLNEFIVTVPPLRERRDDIVYLAELFLAEACMELRRPVRGISDEALQVLVRYPWPGNVRELRNVIRRAVLQSSGRVRPEHLALAAETSETPAVGDAAPSPVGGSLREMAATAAAEAERHAIERALRAARGNKTEAARILKTDFKTLHLKMKRYGIHAREYRAS comes from the coding sequence GTGACGGAGAGTCCCACCCAGTTCCGTCCCCCTGACGATCATCGTCATGAGCGCGCGCTGACAGCGCGGTCAGGTTCGCCCGGAGGAGAGCGCCCGGCGCCGAAAGTTCTGGTCGTCGACGACGAGCCCGCCACCAGGGCCGTCTTGGCGATGGCCCTCGGCGCTGAGGGGTTCCAGGTGGAGACCGCCGCCGATGGCGAGGAGGCGCTGCGCCTGATCGAGTCGGAGACTCCGGCCGTCGTGATCCTGGATCTGAGAATGCCGGGGCTCGACGGCATGGAGACCCTGAGGCGACTCAAGGCACTGGCGCCTCGGGTGGCCGGGATCATTCTCACCGGTCACGGAGAGGTCTCATCCGCAGTCCAGGCCATGCGGCTCGGCGCCTACGACTACCTCATCAAGCCCGTGGACAACGAACAGGTGGCGATCGTCGTTCGGCGAGCCCTCGAGCGTCACGAGCTCGGAGCCGAGATCGAGGAGCTCAGAAGCCAACTCGTCGAACGCGGTCCCCTGCGGTGGCTCATGGGTCGCAGTCCGCAGATCCTGCAGGTCATCCAGCAGGTCAGGCAGGTCGCCGATTCCACCCTGACCATCCTCATCCAGGGGGAGACCGGTACGGGAAAGGAGCTGGTGGCTCAATCCATCCACCGGCTCAGTCCCCGGCGTGACAAGCCCTTTATCGCCCTCGACTGCGGGGCGATTCCGGAAACACTGATCGAGTCCGAGCTGTTCGGTTACGAGAGGGGCGCGTTCACCGGTGCCGTCCGGCGCAAGGAGGGACACTTTCAGCTTGCCGAGGGCGGAACGCTGTTCCTCGACGAGATCGCCAACCTCCCCCTGACCACACAGTCGAAGCTGCTGCGGGTCCTCCAGGAGCGCGAAGTCCGCCTCCTCGGCAGTACACGCGCCGTCCCGATGGACGTGCGGATCATCGCCGCCTCCAACGTCCCCCTGGACCACGAGGTGCACGAGGGCCGGTTCCGACAGGACTGTTATTATCGGCTGAACGAATTCATCGTCACCGTGCCTCCGCTCAGAGAACGGCGAGACGATATCGTGTACTTGGCGGAGCTCTTCCTCGCCGAGGCCTGCATGGAGCTTCGACGGCCGGTGCGCGGGATATCGGACGAGGCGCTTCAGGTTCTCGTCCGGTATCCCTGGCCGGGCAATGTCCGCGAGCTCCGCAATGTGATCCGCCGGGCCGTGCTGCAGAGCTCGGGTCGGGTCCGGCCCGAGCATCTCGCCCTGGCCGCGGAGACCTCCGAGACGCCTGCGGTCGGAGACGCGGCCCCGTCACCGGTCGGGGGATCGCTGAGGGAGATGGCCGCGACGGCCGCGGCCGAGGCCGAGCGTCACGCGATCG